Sequence from the Cucurbita pepo subsp. pepo cultivar mu-cu-16 chromosome LG02, ASM280686v2, whole genome shotgun sequence genome:
GGCCTTGATAAACAAATGAGTTGAAATTGGTCCTTCTTTCTTGGGCCGTAACAAATGAGTTGAAATTGAACCTTCTTTTTTGGGCCTTGATAAACAAATGTGTTGAAATTGGGCCTTCTTTCTTGGGcttaataaagaaattagttgAAATTAGGCCCTCTTTCTTGGGccttaataaacaaattagtTGAAATTGGGCCTTATTTCTTGGGCCTTGATAAACAAATGAGTTGAAATTGGGCTTTCTTTCTTGGAGTTGAAATTAGGCCCTCTTTCTTGGGCCTTAATAAACCAATGCGTTGAAATTGGGCCTTCTTTCTTGGGTCTTAATAAGCAAATGAGTTGAAATTGGGCCTTCTTTCTTGGGCCTTAATAAACAAATGAGTTGAAATTGGGCCTTAATAAACAAATGAGTTGAAATTGGGCCTTTTTTTGGGCTGGGTTTCTTTCGATAAGGACGCCCCAGACCGTGACCCCCGCACACTCCGGCGTGCGCTCGCCCCGCACACACCCCGCACCCGCGCACTCACCTACCTTATACCTTATACGTTATTGAATATAGGcaataactttcaattattttaaatcttttttaattatcatagTATCgtaattacttttattaaaaaataatctcagTTCGTTTCGTGTACCTCTCTATTTAACTTACCCTACCATATAAATTTGAGTATATACATTTAATGATTTTGCATTGAAGGCCCAAAAAGTAATTCTTATATGGATTAAAAAGATGCAAATGCTCCTAATGTTTGGAAGGAATGGCCAACCGACTCGGCACGCAGCTGTTCATCAGCAGTATATCTCTCTATCTCACTCGAACCGTTTCAGGGGAATGTTTCTCATCAATCtttaaattgataattttcattttggccCAGGACTCTCATCATACACAACGATCGAACGCCTCGAGAGTCTGTTTTCACCATTCGGTTCAGTCTCCGAAGGTACATATCTCTCTTCCCATATCCCTTTCAGTTCGTATTTCCTTTCCCTTCAATGGAAAATTCACCATGTGCAGCTCGGCTAATCAGAGACCCCAAAACCCAGAGGCCCAAAGGGTTCGGTTTTGTCACATTTCAGTCACTGGATGAGGCGAAGAAGGCTCTTCACGCCATGAATGGTCGGGTATGTTGTCTCCCTGTGTACGCACATAACCTGTTCGACGAAATGTCTGACTGACATTTTGTATGCAACTTACAATTGTCCCATCTGTAATATGTATCTATTGGGCTTTATTAATATGAGCTTTCAACCAAGACTCTGATTTTGGTGATTAATGGTTATGGATAGTGTTTTAAGGTGTCATCGTCAAGGAAGTTAGCTAAGATATGTTTGAAAAATGATGCAGATAGTTGATGGAAGGttgatttttgttgaatttgcGAAGACTAGGGGACATGGGGTGGATGCTGCATCTAGATAAAGAACATCATTCACTATGAGACTTGAAGGTTGATTTTTCTTCCCATTCATTTGGAAAGAAAACTACAAGATTAGGAGTGTAATAAATCTAATGTTCTGTTGGGTTAACTTAGCTTCTCAGCTTGAAAGCCAACTATTTCAGCAGAATTTTGGTTTCGATAGGACATGGGACATGGGCCTTTACTTTCTTTGAATGCTTGCTATTTGCTTACATGCTTGCTATTTGCTTACATGGTGCTTGCCCACAAATGGTTTCTCTTAACTTGTGACTTATGTTCTTGGAGTTGTGCAAGCAAGAAATTCTATGCCTGAAAGATGTCAACTCAACTCCATGGGAATTAATAGTTGTCTAGATACACATTTTGATTCATGCAAGGTGTGTCTTATGCTTTCTTCTTGCAGAAGGGTTCAAAGGTTTTCAAGTGATGGATCTTCTAGCTCTAACTTTGGTGAATGTCCTAATGGCTTGTGGAACGTGGTTTGAAATGTTCGCTCACTAACCCCTCATCGGAATAGTCATTGAACCGTGAACATATAAATGAGGGCCCGAGGCATTCCAAAATTTGAGGCTAGCACTACATGGCTTGCTTCAAGAGTCTCGATTCAATTACATGGTGCGTCTTCTTTTTCAACTGAAACCGAATGTTCAAATTCTCATATTGTGAtgtctcatattggttggggaggagaacaaaacacactttataagggtgtggaaaccttcccccagcatacacgttttaaagccttgaggggaagctcgaaagggaaagcccaaagaggacaatatctgctagcggtggatttgggtcgttacaaatgacatcaaagccagacatcagATTATGTGCaagcgaggaggttgttccccaaaggggggtagacacgagaggNGGATAATTTGGCTAGCGATgagcttaggttgttacaaatggtattagagccagacaccaagcgatgcgccagcgaggaggctgtgCCCGAAGGGaatggacacgaggcagtatgccagcaaagacgctgagccccgaagggagaGGATGGGGGGGGtgccacatcgattggagaaagaaacgagtaccaatgaggacactgggccccgaaggggggtggattgtgatgtcctacgttggttggggaggagaacaaaacattttttataagggtgtggaaaccttctcctagcatatgcgttttaaagctttgaagggaagtccgaaagggaaagcccaaggaggacaatatctgatagcggtggatctgggtcgttaaaCATATCCTATATTTGCTGTACCCAAAATAATCTTGCCAATCATCCGACCATTGTACCCTTGTAGCACTTTGGTGGGGGCTTATGTTGGTGTCAATGAGTTTGTCTACGGTGGTTCTAAGGAGAGAATTCGTAGTTCTTTTAGGTACAAACTTAGAACCCCCTGTCTCTTCTTCTTGAGTTTATGGCCATGCATTATGGTGGAGGTCAAAGTAGGGATGTCAATCCGCCACTTGAGGATAGGTAGCCCAAGTTCATTTCAACTAACTCTTCTTATTGTTTAACCTTTGAGTAGAGTTTGTCTAGATGATGCTCGATCACTTGATGGTCACGAGTATTCATAGCGTACATGCCGTTCATGTGAAGATAGTAGGAAACAATGGTCATTTCTTCATATATTAAGAGCGAgctgaaataataaaatagagcTACATGATTTGGATGAGACGAGCATAGGTAGATGTTCCCTACTTCACATGcacttatttttttaccataacGTTTTCTTTTGCAATGATTGCCTCTCTTTGACGTGGAGTTTGTATTTGGCCAAATAACAAAAAGTTGATTTCTTACGGAGTAGATGAGCATATTACATCTAGCTTAGAAACCAAGTTGTTTGAGATCAAGTTATAGGTTACCTTTCAATGTCTTTTTTCGAAGATTTGATCGACTCATACCAATGGATTCTTTATatggaagagaagagaaatttAAGGCTCATCCAATAATGTCCTACTATAGATGGATACACACCTAGCATTAAAATTTGAcgtttatataataaatatatatatatatatatatattggacCTATTGAAATAAGCATCTTAGATTGATTCACAGTACACAACAAGAGTATCCAACGTTGATCCAACCATGGGTCTGTACTTGGATCGACACTTTCATAAGTCGAATTTGAGCAAGAACATCCTCAAAAGTCTATTAAACTTCTAGAATTTTGAAGTGGAAATTCGAGGCTTACTAATGTTTCCAAAGCTCGATGGCCCTTTGCTTGAATGAATCGGGTGATTTGAGTTGAACCACAATTGTGGTTACACTTGATTTTCGTAGTAATCATCAAATGAATGATTTACATGTGATCGTTAAAATAATTCACctaacttttaatttgtttaaaaaatattattacgaTTCATTttagaccaaaaaaaaaaaaaaaaaaaaattaatattttgtataaaaaaatgttattaatttcAACTACTTTCTTATCTTCAAACTAAAACTCACCAATCACGAAGTTATATggctaaatttttttaaaatataggaattcttaaaaactttaggttaaattatataagaaaaaaaatatatttaaaaaaaatggtaatattacttttaacaTGTAATAAACGTTTTacaactataaaaaaaaataattgttggaTGAATCGATTTGGCAACAATGTGAAAGGTTGGAAGGATGTGACAGTGATATAACGGATACTCTAACGAGTTTCCTactccaaaaataatattaaaaacatttataaatgtctcgacataatttatttatttattatttttttttggtaggaatatattttaaaagctaCCAATGAGCAAATTttgcaaataaatatatttaaaaaaaaaaagaaaaaaaaaaagagatggcTCGAATGTAAATATCCgaagtaaaaaaaaggaaagaatccCTCTCATGGATTTACTATGTTATTCTTGTTTTATGATTAaaccaaaatattaaaaatctcCTCTCTTCTGATTGGTCCATTTTGAAAAACGCGGATCGCTCGACAGTGCATCCACACCCGTCGATTGAACTGTATCGTACGGTCAAACGTGCACCCATTTCTGAATCCGCCTCCTTTCCCCAAATGCCCGTAGTTTTATGCCACTCTATATATTTCTTCCCGCAAAACCAACTCCTCATTGTTATATCCACTGGgcaaatttcattttcctgTAATTCCTTCAAGTTCCTCTGGTTTCCGGCGATCAGGTTAGGTTTCGATGGACGCAAGCGGCAAGTTGAAGAAGGGAGCTGGTGGCAGAAAGGGCGGTGGCCCGAAGAAGAAGCCTGTTTCTCGCTCTGTTAAGGCCGGCCTCCAGTTCCCCGTCGGTAGAATTGGTAGATATTTGAAGAATGGCCGGTATGCTCGACGTGTCGGTACTGGAGCTCCGGTCTACATGGCCGCCGTTCTTGAGTATCTCGCCGCTGAGGTACCTGCTGAACTCTATTTGCTCTCTTAGATCTGTGTTACTTTCTGTTTGATGTGGATGAGTTCTTCATAACTGCTAGTTAGGGATTTGAGTTTATTTCTGGAACTAGATTCTTATCTCTTCGATTGGCTGTTATTACTTTGAATTTTGCTATACTATTAGGCCTGTTTTATTCCAGGGGAATAAATTCAGAAATTCAAAGGGCTGATGAATTTCAAGCTCATGATCTCATGAATTTGAGCTTCGATTGTGTAATTTAGCTTTCCGATACGTGATTACTGTAATCTGGAACTCAATTATTGTTTGGATTGCTGAATTCAGTCGTTCGATTGACTGCGCATGATCGAAACTTAGGGtttataatctaaaatttCCAGTACAAATCTGTTTTCCTCTGGATAATCCTCTACGGATTGCATGTTCTTGGTCTCTAATCTGTCACAAACGGGGGTAAATTAGGTGCTGGAGTTGGCTGGAAATGCAGCCCGGGACAACAAAAAGAACAGGATAATTCCAAGGCATGTATTGTTGGCCATAAGGAACGATGAGGAACTTGGGAAATTGCTTGCTGGTGTAACGATTGCTCATGGAGGTGTTCTTCCAAACATAAACCCTGTTCTGTTGCCAAAGAAAAGCGAGAAAGCAGCTAGTAAAGAACCGAAATCACCATCAAAGACCCCCAAGGGAGCAAAATCCCCAAAGAAGGCctaggttttttctttctaatctGAAAACTTGACTGTTCTTTGCCCATTTGTATGTACTTTGTTGGCCTTTTAGGATCATCTTCTGTGTTGTTTATCAATGTAAGCTTAAAACTGAAGAATTGGGAGAGACTCTATCACTCCCACCATCGTAATGAATCAAACTCTGTACCGGTTATGATTGTTTAGCCATCaattcttctcttccttttgtTCATCTTAAATGGATAAGGTTGAAAGAACAGAAATACCTAATGGACTGAGGTCCCAAATTCGAACCTTGATGCTAGTGATCCCTTATTTCTTTCCAGCTCAAATTTTCATAGAATAGCAAAGAAATTTGGGAATGAGAATATGACAGTCTTCTCTTCTTGCCTGCCAAGAATGAATCATTAAGGGAATAGAAAGAGTGTTTGTGGGCACGTCTACAAGTCATAATGAGTTTTAGTTATGGGTTTGTTAGCCATAAATTGGGATCTTTTAGTACTGTCAACCTCTAACTCTTCAAACAATTTGATTACATCCTTTAAATTTAGATTGGACTCTATCTTGAGATTACAATTCAAGAAATAAGTTAGATGAGTTGTAGCTATGACtacccaaaaaaataagaatgatCAATTTTATTGCTATGTTGTTAGCATACATGATACAAGAACTCGAAAGGATGTTTTGTAATAGTTTAAATTcattgttagtagatattgttcgctttagtTTATTACGTATTGTTGTCGGTCTAATAGTCTTAAAActcatctattagggagaagttttcgtacttttataagaaatgtttcccTTTTCAATCATGGTAAGATTTCACATGCACTTAGTTAAGGTGTGAAAAGAAGGCCGACGCTCTCAATCCATTTAATCCATTTAACACAAGAAATTTTAAACTaggtttaattaaaaatgaacccaacaaaccaaatttataattcaactttaaaataacaaGCTTATGATAGCGTATGAGTTAGACATTATATTGAGTGATAATTCAACTTTAAAGCCTATGAGTTGAGACATTATATTGAGTGGCTTTCCTTTGTGGATATTGATATTTACATTTTCGTGTCTTATACCTTATGTTTGATAAAATTGAGGGAACCTAAATAACGTTTCTTCgatcctttaaaaaaatattttttttaccctatTTTTGAAGAAGGAACTTagtactatatttttttttgtatcatttTATTGTCATTTTAGAGTTAATCAGGATGTTTGTTTAGTAGCGATCCGAACATAAACGACAAAAGATAGTAATGATAAacgacaaaaataataatgatccATATCTTAGATTAAACgacaaaaacaataatgacCCATATCTTAGATTATACGAGAATCTAACCGTTAAAAAAAGTGAGCCAAATTTGATCGAGGGCTGATAGACATACCTGAAATATAAATGGAAACAATCAACAATCAACTCTAGCCTTAGAGCATAGATTGGGCTTGAAGATCACATCTTGGGCGATAGGGCTTGTGGGTCGAGAGTAGTGCATGTGGGGGGCTTCCCGTGCAGGCTATTTGGGCCCTTGAGGTCACCATGAGCGCCAAATTTCGACCATGCAGCTTGGGAAGATGAAGGTTTTCAATGGATTCATTAAATGTCATGGTGATAGTTATTATACTCTTGATTTGGCATTTTTCATAGACCTTTTAATGGGTTATTCATTTTCGTGTTCAACATGCACATGTATATATTTcaagatatttatattttaacatatCATCATGTAATTATAAAGTCTAAATACGattatttatgtataataaaagttattcacgacatttttttattaggttgTTCGTCTGTagttactattattattattttttttatattttctcgtAGAAATAAAGTACAAGTCCTATCTTGAgtaaaaaaagggaaaaccctTTCCTATCTAATATTAGGTCCACATCTCTTCTATAGGATTTAATGTTGAAGCAACATAGTTTAACCATAtgcataaattttgaattatataaaaaaataatattgaccaTTAATTGATAACCCCTTAATAATTAAACCCTTTTCCTCCAACAAAAGCAACCAAATCTTTACTCTTTTTAGAGTAAATGTCATTTGTTGGTACCCATTAATCTTTGTGTTTCTACCTTTGGTATCATATTATATCTATTTACAATATAAATCCACATTGATTTCGATATCAATACCTGTTAGAGGAATGAAATCAAGACTAGTAGAAATAGCTAAGGAATTGAACTTAGTATAACCATTTTTTGGGAAATAGAGACGGATGAAACTTAATGGAGGTTCGAACTGACTAATGTTGAAGACGTAGTGGATGAAGAAAGACTAATGAAACTCAGTGGAGGATCGAAGTGACTGATGTTGAAGATTCAGTGAATGAATAGAGATTGATGAAACTTAGTATAGGGCCGAAGTGACTGATGTTGAAAACACAGTGGATGAAGAGAGACTGATGCAACTTAGTGGAGGTCTGAACTGATTGAGGTTGAAGGCTTAGTGGATGAAGAGACTAATGAAATTCAGTGGAGGTCCGAACTGACTAATGTTGAAGACTTAGTGGATAAAGAGAGACTAATGAAACTCAGTGGAGGTTCGAAATGACTGATGTTGAAGATTCAGTGGATGAATAGAGACTACTCAGTGGATGAAGAGAGACTAATGAACCTCAGTGGAGGTCCAAACTGACTGACGTCGAAAATTCAATGGATGAAGAGAGACTGATGAaactcaatgaagatctaaACTAACTGATATTGAAGACTCAGTGAATGAGTAGNacatttttttattaggttgTTCGTCTGTagttactattattattattttttttatattttctcgtAGAAATAAAGTACAAGTCCTATCTTGAgtaaaaaaagggaaaaccctTTCCTATCTAATATTAGGTCCACATCTCTTCTATAGGATTTAATGTTGAAGCAACATAGTTTAACCATAtgcataaattttgaattatataaaaaaataatattgaccaTTAATTGATAACCCCTTAATAATTAAACCCTTTTCCTCCAACAAAAGCAACCAAATCTTTACTCTTTTTAGAGTAAATGTCATTTGTTGGTACCCATTAATCTTTGTGTTTCTACCTTTGGTATCATATTATATCTATTTACAATATAAATCCACATTGATTTCGATATCAATACCTGTTAGAGGAATGAAATCAAGACTAGTAGAAATAGCTAAGGAATTGAACTTAGTATAACCATTTTTTGGGAAATAGAGACGGATGAAACTTAATGGAGGTTCGAACTGACTAATGTTGAAGACGTAGTGGATGAAGAAAGACTAATGAAACTCAGTGGAGGTGACCAACAATGCTACATTTTGGACTACCAATGCTTCAAACCAACCGATGATAGAATGCTTGACACTCAGCTCTGCAGGGACCTTTTGATGCGCTCCAAAACTCTTGGCCTTGAAGAGTTCAAGTTCCTTCTCAAAGCCGTTGTCAACTCCGGTCTCGGCGAGCAAACCTACGGCCCTAGTGTCGTCTTCTCCGCCACCGAACACTGCCCTTTGCTTCTCGACGCCATCTCGGAGATGGATGAGTTCTTCCACGACTCCCTTCAAAAGCTCTTCGACAAATCCCACGTTTCCCCCGACAAAATCGATATCCTCGTTGTCAACATCTCTTCCATGTCCACCTCCCCTTCTTTTGCCTCTAGAATCATCAACAGGTCTTTCTTTGACTAACGATCGGTACTATATGTTATCATCTCAAAAGTTACGATTTTCTTGAATCTTACGCGTTAAATTGAATTAGGTACAAAATGAGAGACGACATTAAAGTGTTCAATCTAAGTGGAATGGGGTGCAGTGCAAGCTTAATCTCTATAGACATTGTGAGACGACTGTTCAAATCTTACAAGAACTCATACGCGATCGTTGTGACCTCCGAGTCTCTAACTCCAAATTGGTATCTGGGTAACGACCGTTCGATGATTTTAGCCAACTGTTTGTTCCGAATCGGGGGCGCTGCCATACTCTTGACGAATAAAAGGAACATGAAGAACAGAGCAATGTTGAAGCTCAAATGTCTTGTTAGAACCCACCATGGAGCTGTGGATGAGTCTTACGGTTGTTGCGTTCAAAAGGAAGACGACAAAGGAAACTTAGGTAAGAAGAAAATACGGGTTCATATCGTGACGGTCtcattgaataatttgttaattCATATCGTGACGGTCtcattgaataatttgttaattttttacgAAATTTTTGATCTTTTAAGGCATTTATCTGGGAAAGAACCTTCCAAAGGCAGCAACAAGTGCATTCATTGACAACCTAACAGAAATCTCCCCCAAAATCCTTCCCATAACAGAGATAATCCGGCTGACATTATCCAAAATAATCCACAAACTCTCCTCCACTGGCTCGTGGAAGCCGCAGCGGCCGGACTTCCGAACAGCGGCGGAGCATTTCTGCCTGCACACGGGAGGAAAGGCAGTGATAAATGGGGTTGGAAAGAGCTTGAGGCTGACGGAGCATGATCTGGAGCCAGCCCGAATGACCCTTCACCGATTTGGGAACACATCGGCCAGCAGCCTGTGGTACGTGTTGGGCTACATGGAGGCCAAGAAGAGGCTGAAGAAGGGCGATAGAGTGCTTATGATAAGCTTTGGCGCAGGGTTTAAATGCAACAGCTGCTTGTGGGAAGTGACGGCGGCGGATTTGGGTGGTCGGAAGGGTAATGTGTGGGAAGATTGCATTAATAGCTACCCGCCGGTGTCTTTGGTTAACCCTTTCTTGGAAAGGTTCGGCTGGATTCAGAACCAAGATGCTTCCACTTTCAAGTCACTTTGATTCATacctttttacttttaaatttaaaaatttcgaGATTAAAACATCCACCCTCACCCGTAATAGATGTTTTATCTGTCTCTAGTGTAACCCGAGTACTATAAGCTAACCTATTTTATCTATGGTAAAANTTAAAATTTCGAGATCAAAACATCCACCCTCACCCGTAATAGATGTTTTATCTGTCTCTAGCAACCCGAGTACTATAAGCTAACCTATTTTATCTATGGTAAAagttgtttaattaaaattacagtactccaaatttaatatattactAAATCACATGTCAAATTATGAACGAAACCCACCCGTACGTCCTATAGTAGTATTAGATCAAGATGTTCATCATATTCTCACTTTCACGTGTTTGAActaaatgataaataatgttttattttttagtttgtcgaatttttatttctttaataaattaaatagaggtaagaaaataagttagtgttagtaaaatatttagtaaCACTTAATATTAACAATTATATGTAgttattaagaaataattaaataagtataaaataatttaaatattaataagaaCTTAATATTAGACAATTACAATactatataatattaaatgcaAATGTAGTATATAAATGATGGTTGTgagtaatttattaattaatagttaaaataaaataaataaataaacaagaattcattaatattggattaattattaatttttatactcgctttattaatttttaggaggttaatttttttttattaattttattacaaaattaattattattttttgataaATATAGTCAacatcaactttttttttttttaaatcataaattaaaatgtcacACATTAANATTTTTTGATAAATATAGTCAacatcaacttttttttttttttttaaatcataaattaaaatgtcacACATTAAATATGGATATTTTCTCagataaaatttcataaattcaaataaatggtttatgattttataaaacataattaatgaCAATGTGGCAGCCACCCAACTTTGTGGAACTCCCAACTAACTTCTGTCAtgtctaaataataataataataataattctaaattttgtttttttttttgtttaaaaaatatttcaattcttttaaagcGGTAATATTTGTACGACATAATAACGGCGTGAAATGAttatttatgagtattttatCGAATCGTAAGAACTAATTGATGGTTATTTTTTCGCTTTTCACGTCATCTGTTTCCATACCTTAAATATCTGGTGtcatgttttttgttctttctctatttatatCGTACAATGTTTGAATTGCTCGAGAATATTTTCTTATGTAATTGTATGAATCCATATTATTACATTCCAATTCCATCCCGATACCTTCCCAAAAACTTTTTGAAATGGGTCCATATGAATCAAtggagaatattttttttctgtaaTTGTATGAATCCACATTATTACCTTCCAATTTCATCCCAAAACgtcccaaatttttttttttttgaaatgggtCCATATTGACAGGTTGGTGTAAAAATGACTCGTTCTCATAATTAGAATGTATATAACCTAAACATTGCCCTCCTATTATTCACCGTATAGTATAGTATTGTTCGTAGGTATTATGAGTATTATGAACATACATTTAATAATGTTAGGTACGAACTCGAGACAATAGGTTGTCACACATGAGATCATAAAGAGGGAACTTCCCAACCCATTACTTAATATAGTATTTATCATTACACATAATGTTTCATATTAAATGAGATTGGTTATATTTTTcaacttataaattttaaatatttaatagtaCATTGCATTTGCACATGtcatatgaacaaaaataaaaaaaggaaaataactctacaaaaatacattttaaaacagaTATGATTCTTAAGATTATGAACTAAATCCACTcatgtttggattttttttgtactttGTAACAGCTAGATTTTTCCTGTAAACACATGTCTAATGATGACATATGAAAAAGGGAGACGGATGGTCGAGGAGGTTACTAATGTTGATATATGAAAAAGGGCTTCAAAATATCCCGAAACCCTCCCTCCATCAGACTATAGTTTAAAAGAAGGCATAGAccgacaaaaaaataataatgtgaaAGAGGTA
This genomic interval carries:
- the LOC111787460 gene encoding cold-inducible RNA-binding protein-like — its product is MANRLGTQLFISRLSSYTTIERLESLFSPFGSVSEARLIRDPKTQRPKGFGFVTFQSLDEAKKALHAMNGRIVDGRLIFVEFAKTRGHGVDAASR
- the LOC111787452 gene encoding histone H2A-like, with the translated sequence MDASGKLKKGAGGRKGGGPKKKPVSRSVKAGLQFPVGRIGRYLKNGRYARRVGTGAPVYMAAVLEYLAAEVLELAGNAARDNKKNRIIPRHVLLAIRNDEELGKLLAGVTIAHGGVLPNINPVLLPKKSEKAASKEPKSPSKTPKGAKSPKKA
- the LOC111788473 gene encoding 3-ketoacyl-CoA synthase 12-like, yielding MKLSGGDQQCYILDYQCFKPTDDRMLDTQLCRDLLMRSKTLGLEEFKFLLKAVVNSGLGEQTYGPSVVFSATEHCPLLLDAISEMDEFFHDSLQKLFDKSHVSPDKIDILVVNISSMSTSPSFASRIINRYKMRDDIKVFNLSGMGCSASLISIDIVRRLFKSYKNSYAIVVTSESLTPNWYLGNDRSMILANCLFRIGGAAILLTNKRNMKNRAMLKLKCLVRTHHGAVDESYGCCVQKEDDKGNLGIYLGKNLPKAATSAFIDNLTEISPKILPITEIIRLTLSKIIHKLSSTGSWKPQRPDFRTAAEHFCLHTGGKAVINGVGKSLRLTEHDLEPARMTLHRFGNTSASSLWYVLGYMEAKKRLKKGDRVLMISFGAGFKCNSCLWEVTAADLGGRKGNVWEDCINSYPPVSLVNPFLERFGWIQNQDASTFKSL